In the Xanthobacteraceae bacterium genome, GATGTTCGACGAATAAGTGAATACTTCCGGCAGCGTCAGCACTCGGCGCTGCGGATGGAAGTCGTGGATCGTGTGCCGGCCGTATTTCAGCGGCTGCGTCGCGTCGAAACTGGAGTTGAGCGTGGCGCGGCCGGAATCGAGCGCCATCGCGATGGTGAGCGCCTTGAAGGTCGAACCCATCTCGAACACGCCGGTCATCAGGCGGTTGAAGCGGTTCTTGTCCTTCGGCGAACCGGGAAGGTTCGGGTCGAAGTCGGGCAGCGAGACCATCGAAACGATCTCGCCGGTATTCACGTCGAGCACGATGGCGTTCGCGGCCTGCGCCTGAAAGCGCTTCAGCGCCGTCAGCAATTCGTCGCGCACCGCCTGCTGCACGTCGAGATCAAGCGCGATCTCGACCGGCGCGAGATTGTGGTTCGTCGCGAGGCCCGCGAGATGCAGCGCGCTTAAACCCCGCGCGTCGATCCACTTCTCCAGACCCGCAATGCCCTGATTATCGACGTTCACCTGCCCCAGCACATGCGAGGCGAGCGGACCATTGTGATAGACGCGCTTGTATTCCTTCAGGAAGCCGATACCCGGCAAACCGAGGCGATGCACCGCGCGTTGCTGGTCGGCAGAGATTTCACGCCGCAGCCACGCGAAGTAGCGCTTCGAGCGCAGCCGCGCGCGCACTTCGTGAATGTCGAGATCGGGCAGCGTCCTGGTAAGCAGTTCCGCCGCCTCGTCCACGTCGATGATGCGCTTCGGCTCTGCGAACAGCGACGGCGTGCGCACGTCGGACGCAATCAGGCGTCCCTTGCGGTCGTAAACGTCAGGGCGCGCCTGCGCGACCGCTTCCGCGGTGCGCTGGCGTTGCGCCGCGCTTGCCTCGCGCGTGACGCCGAGATGGATGAGACGTCCCGCGATCACGGCATAGACGCAGACGAACATCGCGATCAGCAACACGATCCGCTTGCGGGCAACGCCCGTGCCGCTGTCGCGCATGCTGAGATGGCGAAGGAAATGCCGGATACCGTTCATGTTACGCATTACTGCTGCACCGATCCGGTGGGTACTTCGTCGGGTTGCGGGGTTTCGCCGGGAAGCGTTTGCAGGATGTTGCCGATCGGATCGGCGGGCTTCGGCCGTTCCGGCAAGGTCGCGACCCATCCGAAACGCCACGGGTCGATCGGCTTCATTTTAAGGTGACGCTCGGCCAGCGCCTGAATGCGGTCGGGCGAGGACAGCTTGCCCCATTCCGCGCGCGCACTCGCGATCATGTCCCGCTCGCGCGCGATTTCATTGCGCAGCTTCTGCGCCTGCTGCGCTTCGGCTGTCGCGTCATACTTGATGTCGTAGACATAGGCCGCCGAGCCGACCAGTCCCATCACCAGCATCACATGGAGAAGCCGAAGCATCAGCGCTCCTCCCGGTAATGCGAAGGCAGCTTCGCAAGCAGCGCCGCGATGGGGTCGCCTTCCGGCGCGGGCGCGTCCGTGCGTTCGGCCACCCGCAGCTTGGCGGAGCGCGCACGCGGATTCATTTTCACTTCGTCTTCGGAAGCAACCAGCGGCTTGCGTCCGACCAGCGTAAACGACGGCGCGATTTCTTTTGCGGCAGGCGCGTGGCGCGAAGGCTTCGCCGGTTGCGCGCGCTCGTTCAGGAACGTCTTCACCAGGCGATCTTCGAGCGAATGGAACGAGATCGCGGCAAGGCGTCCGCCCGCGTTCAGCAGGTTCTCCGCAGCGTGCAGCCCCGCGCCGATCTCGCCGAGTTCGTCGTTCACATAGATGCGCAGCGCCTGAAACGTCCGCGTCGCGGCATCGATGTCGCCCGGTTTGGTGCGTATCGCCGCGCGGAGAATGTCCGCGAGTTCGCCGGTGCTGCTGATTTCCTTCTCCGCGCGCTTCTGCACGATGGCCTGCGCCGCGAAGCGCGCCTTCTTCTCCTCGCCGAGCAGCGAGATGATGCGGGCGAGGTCTTTCTCGGAAAAAGTATTCACGACATCCGCCGCGCTCAGGCCCCGCGCGCTCATGCGCATGTCGAGCGGACCGTCGAAGCGGAAGGAAAATCCCCGGCCCGCTTCGTCGAACTGCATGGAGGAAACGCCGAAATCGAACAGGATGCCGTCAACGCGCTCGAAGCCGTGGCGCGGTGCGATCTCCGGCAGTTCGGAGAAATTCGCTTCGACAACCGTCAGCCGCCCGCCGAACTCGCTGACGGAGAGCGCCGATTGCGCGACCGTGCGCGGATCGCGGTCGAAGCCGAGCACTTCGCAATTCGCCGCCGAGAGCAGCGCGCGCGAATGTCCGCCCGCGCCGAAGGTTGCGTCGATGTATTTGCCGCCGTCTTTCGGGCGAAGGGAAGCAACAACCTCCCGGAGCATCACGGGAAGATGGCGAGCCGGTCCGCCAGCAGCGCCCGTTTCCGGGCGGCTGCGGCCCGCCGTCATCCCGATGCTCCGGAAGGTTTTGCCTGCGCGCCGAGCGCCCGCCGGTAGGCGCGGACTTTCTCGGTCGCGTCCGTCAAATGGCTGCGGAAGCGCTCCGGCTCCCACAGCTGAAACTTGTGGCCGAGGCCAACGAAGGTCACCGCGTCCGAAATCTGCGCGTGCGTCTTCAGCGTCTCGGTCAGAACGATGCGGCCTTCCGAATCCGGCTTCAGGTTCTCGCTGCGCCCGAAAAGCGCCGCCGAGAATTCCTCCCGCTCTTCCGAAAACGGCGGATAGCGGTCGATCAGCGACTGGATTTCCTCGAGCAGGGCCGTGCCCCCCGCATCCACCGCCGGACGATCCAGCGCCGGATGGCAGTGCAGTCCCTCGAAGCCGTCGCGCGCCAGCACCGCCCGGAAGGGAGCTGGAATCGAAACGCGGCCTTTGGCGTCCAATCGCATGGTGAAGGTCGACAGAAAGCGGTTCATCGGAACGCTCGACGCAACAACACTTCCCGTCCACGAACGCGCGCGAGTGCTGGAGCGGCGAGAAGCTGCCTCGCCCCCCAACCGGATCGGCTTTGGACCGGAGCGGGATGATTTGGGATACCATGGGACTATATGGCCGTCAACGAACCGAACGCTGCGAACGGCGAAAGGCCGCGCGGGAGCGCGGCTTTTCCCCAGACGATTAACGCGCCGTAAGGCTTAAGATTCGGTTTGCGCGGGAGAGATCGGCTTCTTCGGGAACAGAAGTCGCTGATAGAGCAGCCCAATCCCGACCAGCACGGCCCCCAGACCGATGAATGAGAAGGCTCGCCAGACGCCGGTCAGCCCCGCCATGTCGATCATGAAGACCTTGGCGATGGTCAGCAGCATCACCGCCGCGGAAGCGAGCCGCACCGCCTTCGACTGCCGCACGATGCCGATGAGCAGCAGCAACACCGCGAAGGTCAGCCACACCGCTGAATAGGTGTAGCCTTCGGCGTCGCTCATCGCGGGACCGGAAAGCGCCGGCCCCTGGAACAGCGCGCGGACCTGTAGCGTGAGATAGGCCAGCGCGAGGACAATCGACGTGATCGCCGCGACGTTGCGGAAGGTTTCGTTCCGCGTCCGTTGGTAGGTGATCGCGAGCGCGCCCGCGAGGATCGCGGGCAACAGGTAGCCGAGCAGCACGAGATTGAAGAAGCGGCCCGTGCCGACGGAGTCGCCAGTGAAGTATGGATTGTCCACGAACAACAGCCCGACCACGATGCCGATCAGTGTGAACGCGGCGATGATCTGCGCACCGAGATCGTGCACGATGCTTTTCGTCACCATGCGCAGCCGTTCGAGGCCGATCGCCATGCCGAGGCCCACGCAGACGTTGAGCGCGAGTTCTGCGAGCGGCGCGGTGTAGCGATAGAGGTCGCCGCCGTTGATGTAGTGGCGAATCTGGAGCGAGAAGAACAGCACCGTGAACAGGATCGCGAGCGAGTCCGCCATGCGCGCCGGGAAATCGTCGGCGCGCTTGCGCAGCAGCCAACCCGCCGCCCAGTACGCGAGCGCCGGCACGCCGTAGCCCCACAGCAGCCAGTTGAAAACCGGCGTCGTGCCGAGATCGCTGCCCGCGATGCGCGGATCCCATGCCACGCGCGCAGCGACGAGAATGCATGCGCCCACTGCCAGCCAGCGCAGGAATGGGAAATTGCGCTTGTCCGCGACCCACGCAATGCCCGCCGTCATCAGCGCCAGCGCAACCGTAAGCCAGCCTTTCTCCAGCGCGAACGTCAGGCCGAGCGCGAGCGATACGATGCTGCCGGTCGCGAACGCCGCGGCGGCGGAAGATGCCCCCGGCTGCTCGCGTTTCCCCAGCACTTCGGTCGCGAATGCATAGAGAGCGGCCAGCGCCATCGCGACCGCGGCAAACTGATACGAAAGCTGGAAATGCGCGATGCGATAATAAAGTGCGGCAAGGATTGCGACCGGCGCAATCACGGCGCCCGCCGCCCACAAAACCGCTTGCAACGTGCTGCGCGTTCTTGTCTGCGCGACGAACCCTAAGCCGCCGAACAACAACGCGAGCGTTCCTCCCAGCCAGAGGTGCGAACCGTAGAGCGCCTTCGGCATTTCGTTCGCGTCTCCGACGCCGCTGACGCCTTGCGTCACGAAGCCCGGCGAGAACGAGAGTTGCACCGACCACAGCGCGATAACCCCTGAGGCCATGATCGCAGCCAGCGGCACCGCACCGAGCGCGGACTCCGCCTGCCACGCCACCAGCAACGTCAGCGCGCACAACACGGCGAAGGCATAGAGCGCCGCGTCTTCATGGTTGCGCGCAAGCACCAGCAGCGCGAGTGCAAACACATAGGCCGCGATGGACGCGGAAGAAATCGCATCCACCTTTCCCGGTTGCGCGGACGGCCCGTACAACAATCCCGATACGATGAGCGCCCCCGCAAGCGCGAAGCCCGCGACGCCATGGAAAATGTGGGGCGCGACATAGGCGGCGAAGCCGATGCCCGGCAACATCCAGAACACGCCGAACGCGACCGCCGCGATCGCAAGCCAGCGCCACAGGCGAATACGCGCCAGTGCGAACGCCGCCGCCGTGACGATGGCGAGATAGATATAAAGCGCCCAGTAATTCGGCGCGGCAGTAGAGACCAGCATCGGCGCGACATACGCGCCGATCAGCCCAAGGCCGGCGAGCATCGGTCCGTGCAGAAGCGCAGCCGCCAGCGTGCCAAGCGCAACGACGCCGAGCAGGATGAAAGCATTGGCCGGAACGAGGAAGCCGTAGAGCGCGTAAGCCGCGTACACCGTCGCATACGCCACCGCCGTACCTGCCGCGGTGAGAATGGCGGGAATGTTCGCGGCAGCGAATGCAGCCGCTTTCGCGTTACCTTCTTTCCGCCGTTGCCATTCGCCCGCCGCGACCAACGCGGCGGCAAACAATGCGCCCAGAAAGATTCGCGCCGCAGGACCGATCAATCCCGCTTCGATGGAATAACGCACGAGGAAAATGCCGCCGAGCGCAAGCGCAAGGCCGCCGACCCAAACCACCCAGCGCGTGCCGAAGCGTTCCTCGAAACTCACATCGCTCTGCGGGCGCGGAGGGACAGGCGGACGTGGCGGGCGCGCCTGACGCGGTGCGGGCGCGGCAGGATGCGGCTGCGGCGAAACCGGCTGTGCGGGCGGCGGTGTTTCGGTGGCAGCCGCGGACACAGGAGGCGCATCCGCCGCCGGCATTTCGCGGACCACCGCAGGCCGCGCGGTCGCGGCGGTTTGCGCGGGTGTCATTGGCGGACGCGGCGTGAGCGGCTCCGTACCGAGCCGCTGCTGCAATTCGCGAAGCTGATTCTCGATTTTGTTCAGCCGCCCGCCATGCGCGAGCACAAGGATGAAGGCGACGATGGCCATGACCGGCAAGGCCAGGGCCAGAAGCCCAAGCAGCACGAATTCCATCACAACCCCCTACCTTTTCCTTCGCGTGATGCTACTCCAGCGCCGGAAAGAAAGCGAAGCGGCGCACGGATGCAACGAACAGTTTTTTCCGGCATCTTCTCCGCTTCAAACGGGTGCCGCCGTGCAGAATAAATTCGAACCGGACGCCGCATGCGTCGGAGCAATCTCGCCCTCCCCGAACACATCGGAGCGCACCTGCGCCGCCGACATTCTGCTTCTGCACTATACCGGCATGAAAGACGGGCCGAGCGCGCTTGCGCGGCTGTGCGACGCCGAAAGCAAAGTCTCCTCGCATTACTTCGTGGAAGAAGACGGCAGCATCGTTCAGCTCGTGCCGGAAAAATTGCGCGCGCATCACGCGGGCGTTTCGTCGTGGGAAGGCACCACCGACATCAACTCGCGCTCCATCGGCATCGAGATCGTCAACCCCGGACACGAGCACGGCTATCGCGATTTTCCGGACGAGCAGATGGAGGCCGTGACGGAGCTTTGCTTCGACATCGTCGCGCGTCACAAGATCAAGCCGACAAGGGTGCTCGCACATTCCGACGTCGCGCCGACACGCAAGCAGGATCCTGGCGAGCTGTTTCCATGGGAGCCGCTCTATGAAGCCGGCGTTGGTCACTGGATTGCGCCGTTCGCGATCGGCGACGGTGCGCTGCTGAAGCCCGGCGACTCGGGCGCAGCCATCTCCGCGATGCAGGCAGCACTGAAAGAGTACGGCTACGGCGTTCCAACCAACGGCGAGTTCGACGAACTCACCACCGCGGTCGTGACCGCGTTCCAGCGCCACTTCCGTCCTGCGCGCGTCGACGGCATCGCCGATCATTCGACGTTGCGCACACTGGAGCGCCTGCTCGCGTCGCGGCCCGCCTGAATCGCGCGTCACGCGGAACGAACTACGTTCCGCGAAGTTCCATCATTCGCAACATCGAGTCGCGAGAGAGGGGAACTTTGAAACATCGTTTCGCTTGCCGCGAAATCATCACAAAATGGTTGGGCGGCGGTCCGATTGCAGCCGCGTTCGGAAAGCCTTTTGCGCCACGTCAACGGGGCAAGAGGAATCACGAATGAACCTGACCAGTCCTGCGCTGCGCCCGGCAGCGCTCGCTTTCATTTTATGTGCGTTGAGCGCGCCCGTTATCGCCGATCCGATGGATCGGAACCCGCTTCCTGAAAATGCAATGCAGCCCACGCAGACCGCGGACCTGAACGAGACGCCGCGCACGCAGGATCTCGAACAGCCGCAAGGCGCGCTTCAGCCTGCCGCGCCGGTCAACACGCCGGCCGCCGCGCAACCGCAAGGCGCGAACGCGAACATCATCGCACTGATCGACAAACATGCGAGCGCGAACGGCATCCCTGCCTCTTTCGCGCGCGCCATCGTCCGCGTCGAGAGCAACTACAATCCGCGCGCGACCGGACGTCAGGGCGAAGTCGGCCTCATGCAGATCAAGTTCGAGACCGCGCGCGGCATCGGTTACACCGGCTCGCGCGAAGCGCTCTACGATCCCGACACCAATCTGCAATGGGGCATGAAGTATCTCGCCATGAGCTGGAAGCTCGGCGGCTCCACGCCGTGCGGCGCGATCATGAAGTATCAGGGCGGCCACGCGGTGAACCGTATGACCCCCGCCGCGAACGCTTACTGCGCCAAGGTGCGCGGCATCATGGCGTCGAACTAAGCGCGCCGGAATTAGTAGCGTAGCGTTGTGTAGAGAGAGGGCGGACTTCGGTCCGCCCTCTTTCGTTTACGCTCTCGCAAGCACGGCGAACGCCGATCCTTGACGCAGAACACGGCAGCCTTCATCTGAACGGCGTCAGTCGGCCGGGCAGCCGCGGCGCGCAAGCGTCGAGGAAAGTCCGGGCTCCACGGAGAAACGGTGCCGGATAACGTCCGGCGGGGGCGACCCCAGGGAAAGTGCCACAGAGAACGAACCGCCCCGCGTTCGCGCAGGGTAAGGGTGAAAAGGTGCGGTAAGAGCGCACCGCGCTGCCGGCAACGGCGGCGGCACGGCAAACCCCACCGGGAGCAAAGCCAAATAGGGATGACGCGGCTTTAAGCCGGTTCTCTTCGGACCAGTCATCCGGGTTGGCTGCTCGAGGCGTTTGGCGACAAACGTCCCAGAGGAATGGCTGCCACGTGGGGGCAACCCCGCCTTACAGAACCCGGCTTACAGGCCGGCTGATGCCTGATGAGGAGGCCCGGCGGGACGACCGCCGGGCCTTCGCCCATTACAAATCGACGAAAAATGACGGTATTAAATTACCTTATTCACAATCCATTTCAAAGGAACAACCCTGCGCGATCAGGAGTTAAGCAGCGGACCACGACTTTCGGCTGATTTTTCCGCTTTCCTCCGGACCTGCCCGCTGGCAGCCTTGGGGCAAGCTCAACCTAAGGGGAGACTTCCTATGTATCTCGCCCGCCGGATTGACGTACTCGCTATCTTTGCCGCCTTCGCGTTTGTTGGGGCGGTTCTGTTCAGGATCATCTGAACCAACAGTTCGATTTCGCAGCGAAGAGGCGTCGGGAAGCATGGCTTTCCGGCGTTTTTTATTTTTGCCCGCCCCGCAGCCCGGCACACGCAAAAAATGGTGCTTCTAGGTAACGCTAACCTAGGGGCGAGTAAGCCGGCTGGGTCGTTTATTCTGCGGCTTCGCGCGGGATGCGCGCCGGGTCATAAGAGAGAAGCGGCGCAAGCCAGCGCTCCGCCTCTTTCACGGTCCAGCCCTTGCGCTCGGCGTAATCCTCGACCTGATCGCGGTCGATACGGCCCACGCCGAAATACGCCGCTTCCGGATGGCCGAAGTAGAGGCCCGACACGGCGGCACCCGGCCACATCGCGAAAGATTCGGTGAGTTCGACGCTGGTGGCCTTCGTTGCGTCGAGCAGCCGGAAGATCGTCGCCTTCTCGGTGTGATCCGGCTGCGCCGGATAGCCCGGCGCAGGGCGGATGCCGCGATACTTCTCCGCAATCAGGTCTTCGTTCGAGAGCGTTTCATCCGGTGCGTAGCCCCAGAACTCCTTGCGCACGCGCTGGTGCATCCGCTCGGCGAAAGCTTCCGCAAGACGATCCGCCAGCGCCTTCACGAGGATCGCGCTGTAATCATCGTTCTTCTTCTTGAACTCGTCCGCCTTCTCGTCCTCGCCGATGCCCGCGGTGACGACGAACGCGCCCACATAATCCGGCACGCCGGTTTCCACCGGCGCGACGAAATCCGCGAGCGCGATGTTCGCGCGCGTCTCGCGCTTCGGCATCTGCTGTCGCAAGGTATGGAACGTCGCGAGCTTCTCTTTCCGCGTATCGTCCTTGTAGAGAACGACATCGTCGCCCTGCGCGTTCGCGGGCCAGAAGCCGATCACGGCGCGCGCCTCGAACCACTTCTCCTTCACGATACGGCCGAGCAACGCTTTCGCGTCGTTATAGAGCGTGCGCGCGGCCTCGCCCTGCTTCGGATCGTCGAAGATTTGCGGATAGCGGCCGGTCAATTCCCATGACTGGAAGAACGGCGTCCAGTCGATGCAAGGCACCAGTTCGGCGAGATCGTATTGCACAAACTCTTTCGTGCCGAGGAAGGCCGGCTTGTGCGTCTGGCCGGTGGAGAATTCCAGTTTGATCTTGTTCGCTCGCGCATCCGCGATCGAAATACGGCGCTGCTCCTGCGAGCCGCGCGCGTGCGCTTCCGCAACCTTCTCGTATTCCTTACGCACGCTGTCGAGTTCGATCACGCGCGTATCCGGGTTGATGAGCTTCGACACCACGCCGACCGCGCGGCTGGCGTCCAGCACGTGCACCGCCTGGCTGCGGCGATAATTCGGGGAAATCTTCACTGCTGTATGCACGCGGCTCGTAGTAGCGCCGCCGATGAGCAACGGCAGGTCGAAGCCCTCGCGCTCCATTTCGCTCGCGACATGCGCCATCTCTTCGAGCGACGGCGTGATCAACCCCGACAGCCCGATGATATCGCAGCCTTCCTTGCGCGCGGTTTCGAGGATCCTCGCGGCCGGCACCATCACGCCGAGATCGACGATCTCGTAGTTGTTGCACTGGAGCACGACGCCGACGATGTTCTTGCCGATGTCATGGACATCGCCCTTCACCGTCGCGAGCAGTATCTTGCCGTTCGATTTCGCGGCGACGCCGGTGCGCCGCTTCTCTTCTTCCATGAACGGCATCAGGTAGGCGACCGCCTGCTTCATCACGCGCGCGGACTTGACCACTTGCGGCAGGAACATCTTGCCTGCGCCGAACAGATCGCCGACCACGTTCATGCCCGCCATCAGCGGACCTTCGATCACGTCGAGCGGTTTCGCGGCGGCTGCGCGCGCTTCTTCCGTGTCGCCGTCGATGAACTCGGTGATGCCGTTGACCAGCGCATGTTCCAGTCGCTTCTCGACCGGCCATGCCCGCCACTTGAGATCGGCTTCCTTCTTCTCGCCGCCAGCGCCCTTGAATTTCTCGGCGAGCGCCAGCAGCCGCTCGGTCGCATCCGCGCGGCGATTCAGCACCACGTCTTCGCAGGCGTCGCGCAGTTCCGCCGGGATATCGTCATAGAGCGCGAGCTGCCCCGCGTTGACGATGCCCATGTCCATCCCGGCCTTGATGGCGTGATAGAGAAACACCGCGTGCATCGCCTGACGCACCGTTTCATTGCCGCGGAACGAGAACGACAGGTTCGATACGCCGCCCGAAATATGTGCGTGCGGAAGCTTCTGGCGGATGATCTGCGTCGCCTCGATGAAGGCGACGCCATAGCCCGCATGTTCCTCGATGCCGGTCGCGACCGCGAAGATGTTCGGATCGAAGATGATGTCTTCCGGCGGGAAACCGACTTCTTCCGTCAGAATCCGGTACGCGCGCGCGCAGATTTCCGTCTTGCGCTCGACCGTGTCGGCCTGCCCCTGCTCGTCAAACGCCATCACGACGACTGCCGCGCCGTAACGGCGCACGAGACGCGCTTGATGCTTGAATATCTCTTCGCCTTCCTTCATCGAGATCGAATTGACGATGCCCTTGCCCTGAATGCATTTCAGGCCCGCCTCGATCACCGACCACTTCGAGGAGTCGACCATCACCGGCACCTTGGCGATGTCCGGCTCCGACGCGATCAGGTTGAGGAAATCGACCATCGCCTTCTCGGAATCGAGCAGGCCTTCGTCCATGTTGACGTCGATGACCTGCGCGCCGTTCTCGACCTGCTCGCGCGCGACCGCGAGCGCCTCGTCGTACTTGTTGTCGGTGATCAGCTTGCGGAATTTCGCCGAGCCGGTGACGTTGGTGCGCTCGCCCACGTTGACGAACGGAATTTCCGGCGTGAGCTCGAACGGCTCAAGGCCGGAAAGCCGCAGCCGCTTCGGCAATTCGGGAATCTCGCGCGGCTTCTTGCTGCGCGTGACGCCGCAGATCGCGGCGATGTGGTCCGGTGTGGTGCCGCAGCAACCGCCGACGATATTGACGAGGCCTGAAGCGGCGAACTCCTCGATCAGGCTCGCCATGTATTCCGGGCTTTCGTCGTAAAGACCGAACTCGTTGGGCAGGCCCGCGTTCGGATAGGCACAGATCAGCGTCTCCGCGACCTTGCCGAGTTCGGCGATGTGCGCGCGCATTTCCTTCGCGCCGAGCGCGCAGTTGAGGCCTACCGAAAACGGCTTCGCGTGCATCACCGAATTCCAGAACGCGGTCGGCGTCTGGCCGGACAGCGTGCGGCCGGAAAGATCGGTGATCGTGCCGGAAATCATGATCGGCAATCGCACGCCGCGCTCGTCGAACAGCTTTTCGACGCCGAAGATCGCGGCCTTTGCGTTCAGCGTGTCGAAGATCGTCTCGATCAGGATGATGTCCGCACCGCCGTCCATGAGGCCGCGCGTCTGTTCGTGATATGCGCTCGCCAATTCGTCGAACGAAGTGGCGCGAAAGCCCGGATTGGAAACGTCCGGCGAAATCGACGCGGTGCGGTTGGTTGGACCCAGCGCGCCCGCGACGTAACGCTTGCGGCCGTCTTCCTTCTCCATGATCACAGCGGCTTCTTTCGCGAGCTTCGCGCCCTGCACGTTCAGCTCATAGACGTACGACTCCATGCCGTAGTCGGCCTGCGCGATCGAGGTCGAGGAGAAGGTGTTGGTCGAACAGATATCCGCGCCCGCGCGGTAATACATCAGGCAGATGTCACGAATGGAATCCGGCCGCGTGATATTGAGGACGTCGTTGTTGCCCTTGATGTCGCGATTCCACGCATCGAAGTGCGAACCGCGATAGCCGGCTTCGTCCAGCTTCAGTTCCTGGATCATGGTGCCCCAGGCGCCGTCGAGCACGAGAATGCGCTCCTTCGCGATCTTGCGAAGCGCGCGCTCGGTCTGGGTCAGCGTATTGTCCTGCGTACGCATACTTTCATTCCAGTATTCAGGCGGCGGCCGCGTTTACGGGCCGGATGCCGAGAAGATGACAGATCGCGAACACGAGTTCGGAACGGTTCAATGTGTAAAAGTGGAATTCGCTTACGCCGCGCTCGCGCAGGTCGTTGACCTGCTCAGCGGTGACGGTGGCGGAAACCAGCTTGCGCGTTTCCGCGTCGTTCTCCAGGCCTGCGAAGCGGTCCGCCAGCCATTGCGGAACGGTCGTGCCGCAGGGCTGCGCGAACTTCTTCACCTGTGCGAAATTCAGAACGGGAAGGATTCCTGGCACGACGGGAATATTGATCCCCGCCGCGCGCACGCGTTCGAGATAGCGGAAATAGAGATCGTTGCCGAAGAAGAATTGCGTGATCGCGCGCGTCGCGCCCGCATCCACCTTGCGCTTCAGCAGGTCGATTTCGGCGTCGAACGACGGGCTGTCGGGATGCTTCTCCGGGTAAGCAGAAACCGAAACCTCGAAGTCGCCGATCTTGCGGATACCCTCGATCAGTTCCGGACTGCCGGAATAGCCGCCCGGATGCGGTTCGAACTTCGTGCCCGCGCCAGTCACCGGATCGCCACGCAGCGCCACGATGTGGCGCACGCCTTCCTTCCAGTAATCGCGCACGACCTCGTCCGTTTCCGCGCGCGTGGCGCCTACACAGGTCAGATGCGCGGCGGGAGTGAGAGAAGTCTCGCGCAGGATGCGCGCAATCGTGCCGTGGGTGCGCTCGCGCGTGGAGCCGCCCGCGCCATAGGTGACGGAGACGAAACGCGGATTCAGCGCGGCGAGCCGCGCGATGGAAGACCACAGGGTCTTCTCCATATCATCCGTTTTCGGCGGGAAGAATTCGAACGAGACCTGAATATCCTTACTCATCACGCAACCTCCCGCCCCTGCTCTGCGAGCATTATTCTTGGATCGCGCGCGGCCCAGACCGAGACCGTGAGTGCGCTATCGGATTTCTTTTCCGCCGCGAGTTCGCGATGGCGGTCGAATTCGAGACCGGCTTCCTTCAGCCATT is a window encoding:
- the metH gene encoding methionine synthase is translated as MRTQDNTLTQTERALRKIAKERILVLDGAWGTMIQELKLDEAGYRGSHFDAWNRDIKGNNDVLNITRPDSIRDICLMYYRAGADICSTNTFSSTSIAQADYGMESYVYELNVQGAKLAKEAAVIMEKEDGRKRYVAGALGPTNRTASISPDVSNPGFRATSFDELASAYHEQTRGLMDGGADIILIETIFDTLNAKAAIFGVEKLFDERGVRLPIMISGTITDLSGRTLSGQTPTAFWNSVMHAKPFSVGLNCALGAKEMRAHIAELGKVAETLICAYPNAGLPNEFGLYDESPEYMASLIEEFAASGLVNIVGGCCGTTPDHIAAICGVTRSKKPREIPELPKRLRLSGLEPFELTPEIPFVNVGERTNVTGSAKFRKLITDNKYDEALAVAREQVENGAQVIDVNMDEGLLDSEKAMVDFLNLIASEPDIAKVPVMVDSSKWSVIEAGLKCIQGKGIVNSISMKEGEEIFKHQARLVRRYGAAVVVMAFDEQGQADTVERKTEICARAYRILTEEVGFPPEDIIFDPNIFAVATGIEEHAGYGVAFIEATQIIRQKLPHAHISGGVSNLSFSFRGNETVRQAMHAVFLYHAIKAGMDMGIVNAGQLALYDDIPAELRDACEDVVLNRRADATERLLALAEKFKGAGGEKKEADLKWRAWPVEKRLEHALVNGITEFIDGDTEEARAAAAKPLDVIEGPLMAGMNVVGDLFGAGKMFLPQVVKSARVMKQAVAYLMPFMEEEKRRTGVAAKSNGKILLATVKGDVHDIGKNIVGVVLQCNNYEIVDLGVMVPAARILETARKEGCDIIGLSGLITPSLEEMAHVASEMEREGFDLPLLIGGATTSRVHTAVKISPNYRRSQAVHVLDASRAVGVVSKLINPDTRVIELDSVRKEYEKVAEAHARGSQEQRRISIADARANKIKLEFSTGQTHKPAFLGTKEFVQYDLAELVPCIDWTPFFQSWELTGRYPQIFDDPKQGEAARTLYNDAKALLGRIVKEKWFEARAVIGFWPANAQGDDVVLYKDDTRKEKLATFHTLRQQMPKRETRANIALADFVAPVETGVPDYVGAFVVTAGIGEDEKADEFKKKNDDYSAILVKALADRLAEAFAERMHQRVRKEFWGYAPDETLSNEDLIAEKYRGIRPAPGYPAQPDHTEKATIFRLLDATKATSVELTESFAMWPGAAVSGLYFGHPEAAYFGVGRIDRDQVEDYAERKGWTVKEAERWLAPLLSYDPARIPREAAE
- the metF gene encoding methylenetetrahydrofolate reductase [NAD(P)H], producing MSKDIQVSFEFFPPKTDDMEKTLWSSIARLAALNPRFVSVTYGAGGSTRERTHGTIARILRETSLTPAAHLTCVGATRAETDEVVRDYWKEGVRHIVALRGDPVTGAGTKFEPHPGGYSGSPELIEGIRKIGDFEVSVSAYPEKHPDSPSFDAEIDLLKRKVDAGATRAITQFFFGNDLYFRYLERVRAAGINIPVVPGILPVLNFAQVKKFAQPCGTTVPQWLADRFAGLENDAETRKLVSATVTAEQVNDLRERGVSEFHFYTLNRSELVFAICHLLGIRPVNAAAA